AACTGCTTAATTTAATATTGAGCAAATATTTGTTACATTTCGgtgttttcatttgcttttcCGAGCATCACTGACTGACGGAAGGTAACCAGTTTGTCTAGATTAGAAACCAGTACGTTTACAGCACCAGCACCAGTGCGCAGGGACTAACCTGCTGTGTGCACACTGACTTCGGGCTTCACCAGAGCATCGAGCAGCATCCTCCGGTGacagctctccctctctgaccGCTCCACTCTGTCTTCGTGCTCCGCCATAGTTGCCACAAACAGACCGTCCATCTCCTCCACTGAGCCGCTGCTAGCCGCTCTACTAGCCGCGCGCTCAACGCCGGGACTTGGGCAGTTTCTTCTTTTGCAGCCGAAAATCTTCAGCGGCAGAACTGACGCGGGTTTCTGTGGAAACTAAACGGTGCGcattttccttattttctgCGCAATATACAACTCGGAGCGAAATGTGTATAGACACTGAGTTCCGGTGTCGTGATTGTCTGCCAGAAACTGAGTCGTGTCCGCGGGTGCGCGCACAGCCTGTCAAAACTGTATCGCGGAATTCCTGCATTTCTCTGAATTAAACGTCATGACGtttatacatacgtatatagtTCTATAtatctatttaaaataataataataataataataagttcaGATTGTGTAGCATTTATAGCTTTAATGAGTCTTTGTACATATCctatatctatttattttatttaaccagataaaagacccattgagatcaagatctctttcacaagggtgacctgtGGCCAAGAAAGGCTGCAGCACATGCCAtagttcataaaaaaacagttacaaagcaaacactgaaatataaaagtgcaagtaaatagacaaataaagtgCATGAGTTATGGTTGCAGTAACACTTTAAGAACACTGCACTGTTCAATGGATTCCCGGTCTTTTAAGATAGAGGGGATTCTGCAGCAGCACATTATTGACCCAGTTCCTCACTCCCCTATCCCGACACTTGCTCCATGATCCCTCCCCTCTCATCAGACATCATCAAGGTGTCATCAGGAGATCAAAGTAAGATCATCAAATATCCCTGAGCAGATAGAAGGTGGAGGGGAGAAGaatctcagtgtacagcctgggCCTGGCagacattattattaaaacaggaGATTACTACTGTGCCAAACTGTGtcaaagaactttgaactgcagaCAGAAACATCTTTTCCTGTAGaaggcagcattgcacctctcaCCTTATCAGAAATAATTAGAAAAGCTGCGTCATAGAGAAGCTTCTTAGATAGAAGAACGAAGCAGAGATAGTGAACAACCATGGATGGCGGCGTCACAGATACAGCATGTGGCATTGAAACCAAAATAAGGCTGAACCATTTGTATCAGTTGGTGGACAACATGGATGATGATGTTGACCACACAGAGATGGAGCTCCAGGTACTAAAAGATGGTCCTCAGCTGCAGTTTGCCGGTCTATGGGATGAGCTGGAACTCTCCAACCAACTCACAAGGCAGCCTGTCAGTGACCTGAGACCCAAGACTGACAAAGTCTCTGACAAACTGAAGGttcagatgaagaaaaacaagcatcTGAAAGCCAAGCTGGACGAGGAGCAGATGTGGAAACTGCAGCTGCAGACTGAGATGAAGAATACTGAGATTCTAGCCAAAGAGAGTCAGTCTCTGGCCAAGAAGATTGAGTCTTTGACAACAGAGAACAAGTCTCTGAGTGAAGAGAATGAGTCTCTGAGGAAAGAGAATGAGTCTCTAGACACTGAGAATGAgtctttgacaaaaaaaaacaagtctctgACTGAAGAGAAAGAATCTCTGACCATAGAGAAAGAGTTGCTCACCAAAGAGAAAGACTCgctgaaaaaagagaaagagtttTTTAACACAAAGAATGAGTCACTGACCAAAGAGAAAGCATCTCTGAGCGCAGAGAATGAGTCTCTGACCAATGTGAATGAGTTTCTGACCAATGAGTACGAGTCTCTGAACAATGAGAACAACTGTCTGACCAAGATGAACCAGTCCCTGACGCAAGACAAAGAGCTGCTGACCAAAGAGAGGGAGTCTCTGACAAAAGATCGAGACTGTCTCGCTGCTGCACTGAAAGAGGGGCAGGCCTGGAGACGAGAGTTTAGTCAGGAGATGAAGAGAGTCAGAGCAGACAACTTGAAGCTCCAATCTCAGAACAGTGTCTACACACAGTTCCTGGGAGGAAAGAAGTGTTCGTGTTCAAAACGGATGCTTCACTTCTTTGGTTTCCACAGAAAGTGAGACTCCTAATGTCTCCCACCACATGAACCCAGGAACAGCTGTATGCATGCTCACCTTTTAagtaacaattattattttaattggaaacacaaatgtgtgaacACGGAGTGACCTGCTGTGCAGACTGACACGCAGGCTTCGCCACGGCAtcaaggaaaataaatagtCTCAAATGTTCAACTGCACGTTTGTCTCAGACTTTTATTTACCAGACATGGTTTTGATTAGCACGGTAACTGCGCATCCCTCCCTTCCCTGAGAACGACGGTGCCCTCGCTTTGTTTTACAATATCTTTATATGCTAGACATTACGGTAAGTGCctgcaatttcaaaataaaagtgatggaTGTGGACTTTCAATGTAAAATAGCATAATCAAAATATATTCCACAGAGGTCTCCAGTCGATTACATGAAAgtcaaattattgttattgcaatatcatgatggaatattacATAATTTGACGCTCATATTGCACACTCCAGTGCATAATTCACCAAAACACAGTAGTATTAATTGGGTAGTGGCCACTCCCAATGCATGATGTTTGATCTATTCCTCCCACTCCTGAAGTTTGAGAGCTTTACTTGCCAATCCCCCACTAGCAGGTTCCCATcagccagattttttttttttaccccaccAAACCTGACAACCCatatagtatttttttctttctcctcactTACTCCTTGCTTCTTCCCATCCATTTCCTAGCACTTAGTGCCTCATTACCTATGACCAGGGTTAGGGTAATTCTCATCACTATCTCCCTACTCATACACTTTGTCAGATCCATTCATGGAGCAGTTGTGCCTCACCACCATTCTTTTATTACGGCCCGATGAGGACGCCAAAATCATGTCACTCTATTTTGACTATCTTTTTCCAAATTCCACTTGTGTTCCCACTCGTGCCCAGAAACTGATTCAGGTCTGTGGGCATTTATCTGGACTACACCGCCATAATGTgcaaatatatattatatgtattttaatagCAAATATACACAGTTGGCATGTTTCATGTTTACCTAAAGGGCTAGTGCTAACAGTAACATGGTGTGGGGggttctttttaaatattttacccGTTGAAATACCTTTAGAgatgaaatacttttttaagaatgattttattttgctgaGAGAGCTCTAATGTGTAAAGTGTATCCTCCTGATGGCCATCAAAGACaggatgaaatgtaaataatttttacattttattatcaaCAAAACAGAGATTATTGCCCTCAAAGTGCGTCTCAAGCAGTTGCTCAGAGCTTTGGtgctagggctgcaactaacaattattttaataatcgattaatcggccGATTAGTTTTTCGATTaatcgataaaaaaaaaagaaacatttgtaaTTGCCGCATCTTTATTCAAAAACTGAACATTTCAAATTCACAGTGCAGACtgaagtataaaaacaacaggtTATTGCTCCAACGTCCTTGAGCTATCAAAAGtaatattaaatgataaaaaaaatcaaaacataactggaataacacacaataaaaaaaacatacaatgtatgatatacatttatatatctccaaaaatgaaaaggctcctttttttttataaagtgcaCAAAATAAGGTTTTCAGTTGTTTAAAAGTTTCCTGATCTGTtagaacagtaaataaatgataaaaaaaaaataaagaaaaatgcaaatgaccAATCTGTCCACAGCATTGGTTTCAACATGTGACCATAACTGGTCTTGCTTGGtgctctaacacacacacacacacacacactgttca
Above is a window of Solea senegalensis isolate Sse05_10M linkage group LG2, IFAPA_SoseM_1, whole genome shotgun sequence DNA encoding:
- the LOC122764970 gene encoding immunoglobulin G-binding protein H-like; its protein translation is MDGGVTDTACGIETKIRLNHLYQLVDNMDDDVDHTEMELQVLKDGPQLQFAGLWDELELSNQLTRQPVSDLRPKTDKVSDKLKVQMKKNKHLKAKLDEEQMWKLQLQTEMKNTEILAKESQSLAKKIESLTTENKSLSEENESLRKENESLDTENESLTKKNKSLTEEKESLTIEKELLTKEKDSLKKEKEFFNTKNESLTKEKASLSAENESLTNVNEFLTNEYESLNNENNCLTKMNQSLTQDKELLTKERESLTKDRDCLAAALKEGQAWRREFSQEMKRVRADNLKLQSQNSVYTQFLGGKKCSCSKRMLHFFGFHRK